In one Musa acuminata AAA Group cultivar baxijiao chromosome BXJ2-5, Cavendish_Baxijiao_AAA, whole genome shotgun sequence genomic region, the following are encoded:
- the LOC103974315 gene encoding ABC transporter G family member 1, with the protein MASPSSVPRWTPSPSPSRPLRPRATAAVGDDIGMHGVISPRAVGAAIFPFGDVLTSPPPLNGGPRRDDEHGAEEVGNGDLAGRKVAGNSGSNQQGVFLTWEDLWVSAMDRKGGRVSILSAVTGYARPGEVLAIMGPSGCGKSTLLDALAGRLGSAVSQKGDILINGQRQKLAFGASAYVTQDDVLMTTLTVREVVYYSAQLQLPDSMSRSEKRERAEATIREMGLERAMDTRIGGWASKGISGGQKRRVSICIELLTRPQLLFLDEPTSGLDSAASYHVMDRITRLARLEGMTVVAAIHQPSSEVFELFHGLCLLAYGRTVFFGPASMTNEFFASNGFPCPSLRNPSDHYLRTINKDFEQDIEEDLESKPRSTSEAIDILVKSYRSSATSQQVAQQIAEIRDMGGDVVKKRNQASFMTQSLVLTGRSFVNMYRDLGYYWLRFAIYIALCLCVGTIYHDVGHSFGSIQARGSMLMFTAAFLTFMAIGGFPSFVEDMKIFGRERLNGHYGVTAFTIANTLSATPYLALISVIPGAIAYYLVGLQRSIDHFIYFALVLFMCMMLVEGLMMIVASIVPDFLMGIITGAGIQGVMMLNGGFFRLPNDLPKPVWRYPMYYIAFHKYANQGFYKNEFLGLIFPNNQAGGPPTITGDEILRETWQVEMGYSKWIDLAILFGMVILYRLMFLGIVKTVEKLKPIFKSLMARVPQKSLS; encoded by the exons ATGGCTTCCCCGTCGAGTGTGCCGAGATGGACTCCGAGTCCGAGCCCGAGCCGGCCGCTCCGCCCGCGAGCCACGGCGGCGGTTGGCGACGACATCGGGATGCATGGCGTCATCAGCCCCAGGGCCGTCGGTGCGGCTATCTTCCCGTTCGGTGATGTTCTCACTTCCCCACCTCCGCTGAACGGAGGTCCTCGTCGCGACGACGAGCACGGAGCGGAGGAGGTAGGAAATGGAGACCTCGCCGGTCGTAAGGTCGCCGGCAATTCTGGAAGCAACCAGCAAGGCGTTTTCCTCACCTGGGAGGATCTCTGGGTCTCGGCGATGGACCGCAAAGGTGGGCGCGTCTCCATCCTCTCTGCCGTCACCGGCTACGCTCGGCCTGGCGAGGTCTTGGCTATTATGGGACCTTCCGGTTGTGGCAAATCCACACTTCTTGATGCATTAGCAG GAAGACTGGGATCTGCTGTGAGTCAGAAAGGAGACATACTGATCAATGGCCAAAGGCAGAAGCTCGCCTTTGGGGCCTCG GCTTATGTAACTCAAGATGATGTTCTCATGACAACGCTGACGGTGAGGGAGGTCGTGTACTACTCAGCGCAGCTGCAGCTGCCGGATTCCATGTCGAGgtcggagaagagagagagggccGAGGCCACGATACGGGAGATGGGGCTGGAAAGAGCCATGGACACCAGAATCGGAGGGTGGGCTTCCAAGGGCATCAGTGGCGGGCAGAAGCGGAGGGTGAGCATCTGCATCGAGCTGTTGACGCGGCCTCAGCTGCTGTTCCTCGACGAGCCCACGAGCGGGCTCGACAGCGCCGCGTCCTACCACGTCATGGACCGCATCACCAGGCTGGCTCGTCTGGAAGGGATGACCGTCGTGGCGGCCATTCATCAGCCCAGCAGCGAGGTGTTCGAGCTCTTCCATGGCCTTTGCCTCCTGGCTTATGGCAGGACTGTCTTCTTTGGCCCAGCTTCAATGACTAATGAG TTCTTTGCTTCGAATGGCTTCCCCTGTCCTTCTCTAAGAAATCCTTCCGACCACTATCTCAGGACCATCAACAAAGATTTTGAACAG GATATCGAAGAAGATCTCGAGTCCAAGCCAAGAAGCACGTCTGAAGCAATTGACATCCTCGTAAAGTCCTACAGGTCTTCAGCTACTTCGCAGCAAGTAGCACAGCAAATAGCAGAGATACGTGACATG GGAGGAGATGTGGTGAAGAAGAGGAACCAAGCAAGCTTCATGACTCAGTCGCTTGTCCTCACAGGAAGATCCTTTGTGAACATGTACAGGGACTTGGGCTACTACTGGTTGAGATTTGCCATCTACATCGCCCTTTGCCTCTGTGTGGGCACAATTTACCATGATGTTGGCCACAGTTTTGGATCAATTCAG GCAAGAGGTTCCATGCTCATGTTCACAGCTGCATTCCTAACTTTCATGGCTATTGGAGGCTTCCCTTCTTTTGTAGAGGATATGAAG ATCTTTGGAAGAGAAAGACTAAATGGACACTATGGTGTGACCGCATTCACAATTGCCAACACCCTCTCTGCCACTCCATACTTGGCTCTCATCTCTGTGATACCAGGGGCCATTGCCTACTACCTGGTTGGCCTTCAGAGGTCAATTGACCACTTCATCTACTTTGCCCTTGTGTTGTTCATGTGCATGATGCTTGTTGAGGGGCTGATGATGATTGTAGCCAGCATCGTCCCAGACTTCCTCATGGGCATCATCACTGGAGCAGGGATCCAAGGAGTGATGATGCTAAATGGAGGCTTCTTTAGGTTGCCCAATGACTTGCCCAAGCCAGTGTGGCGGTACCCAATGTACTACATTGCATTCCACAAGTATGCCAACCAAGGATTCTACAAGAATGAGTTCCTGGGGTTGATCTTTCCCAATAACCAAGCTGGGGGGCCTCCCACCATCACTGGGGATGAGATCTTGAGGGAGACATGGCAAGTTGAGATGGGCTACTCCAAGTGGATCGATCTTGCCATCTTGTTTGGGATGGTCATACTCTACAGGCTCATGTTCCTGGGAATTGTGAAGACTGTGGAGAAGTTGAAGCCCATCTTCAAGTCTCTAATGGCCAGAGTTCCTCAGAAGTCCCTATCATAA